From Gemmatimonadota bacterium:
AACCGGGTCGCACGCCGCGGTCGCGGCGACGCTGCTGGAGGACCGGGCGCTGGTGGATGCGGTTCTCGCCGACTACCGCACCGCGCCGATCGACGAATCGTGGAAGGTGCTCTTCGACTTCCTCGACACGGTGAACGCGCGCTGCGCAGAGGTTGGGCCGCCAGACATCGAGACGGTGAAGGCGGCGGGGTGGAGCGAGGAGGCGATCTACGACGCCATCACGGTCTGCGCGCTCTTCAACTTCTACAACCGGTGGATCGACGCGACCGGGGTGAGCGACATGGACGCGGCGGCGTACGCGCAGTC
This genomic window contains:
- a CDS encoding peroxidase; amino-acid sequence: MDAVLADYRTAPIDESWKVLFDFLDTVNARCAEVGPPDIETVKAAGWSEEAIYDAITVCALFNFYNRWIDATGVSDMDAAAYAQS